A region from the Acyrthosiphon pisum isolate AL4f chromosome A1, pea_aphid_22Mar2018_4r6ur, whole genome shotgun sequence genome encodes:
- the LOC100161243 gene encoding acireductone dioxygenase-like isoform X1 — translation MVQAWFMAENWSGDQREEHHMQPPEFIELDTLYKLTLVEHFKVNESDPTNDKLLNSIKKERGYSYEDEITCSKECLPNYESKLKMFFEEHLHTDEEIRLVLEGSGYFDVRDGVNDRWIRIKVEPGDLLIIPKGIYHRFTLDTNNFIKAKRFFVGEPVWTPHNRPADDMNCRKEYLNQIISC, via the exons ATGGTACAAGCATGGTTCATGGCAGAAAATTGGAGCGGTGATCAACGTGAAGAACACCACATGCAGCCGCCTGAGTTTATTGAACTGGATACTCTTTATAAGCTCACCTTAGTGGAACATTTcaaa GTTAATGAATCAGATCCTACTAATGATAAACTATTAAACTCCATTAAGAAGGAGCGAGGTTACTCTTATGAGGACGAGATAACATGTTCTAAAGAATGCTTACCAAACTATGAAAGTAAA ttaaaaatgttctttGAGGAGCACTTACACACAGATGAAGAAATTCGATTGGTTTTGGAAGGTTCTGGCTACTTTGATGTTAGAGATGGTGTAAATGACAGATGGATACGTATTAAAGTCGAACCTGGCGATTTGTTAATAATTCCAAAGGGCATTTATCATCGTTTCACATTGGATACGAat aatTTTATCAAAGCCAAAAGATTCTTTGTGGGAGAACCAGTCTGGACACCGCATAATAGACCAGCAGATGATATGAATtgcagaaaagaatatttgaatcaaataatatcttgttaa
- the LOC100166732 gene encoding LOW QUALITY PROTEIN: arginine kinase (The sequence of the model RefSeq protein was modified relative to this genomic sequence to represent the inferred CDS: inserted 1 base in 1 codon), protein MDPAVLAKLEDGWCSLNCSDSKSLLKKYLTKEVLDDLKNKKTKFGSTLLDCVQSGFENHDSGVGIYAPDADAYTVFAPIFDPIIEDYHKGFKSTDKHPEKNWGDVNTLGDLDPECKYVISTRVRCGRSLEGYPFNPLLTEQQYKEIENQVSSTLTGLCGELKGEFXPLTGMSKDVQQNLIDDHFLFKEGDRFLQAANASRFWPTGRGIFHNENKTFLVWCNEEDHLRLISMQQGGNLGEVYTRLVTAVNDVEKRLPFSHHNRLGFLTFCPTNLGTTIRASVHIQLPKLAADKAKLEEIAGKYNLQVRGTRGEHTDAEGGIYDISNKRRMGLTEYQAVKEMNDGIKELIKIEEQL, encoded by the exons ATGGATCCTGCAGTATTAGCCAAATTGGAAGATGGTTGGTGTTCATTAAACTGCTCTGACAGCAAATctttgctaaaaaaatatttgacaaaagaGGTACTAGATGACTTAAAGAACAAAAAGACCAAATTTGGATCCACACTTTTGGATTGTGTGCAATCTG gatTTGAAAACCATGATTCGGGAGTTGGTATTTATGCTCCCGACGCTGACGCATACACAGTGTTTGCGCCAATATTCGATCCCATCATCGAGGACTATCATAAAGGATTCAAGTCCACGGACAAACATCCAGAAAAAAATTGGGGTGACGTGAACACTCTTGGTGACCTGGATCCAGAA TGCAAGTACGTAATTTCTACGAGGGTACGTTGTGGCCGTTCACTGGAAGGCTATCCGTTCAATCCGTTGTTGACCGAACAGCAGTACAAGGAGATAGAGAACCAGGTTTCTAGCACACTCACGGGACTATGCGGCGAATTGAAAGGAGAGT ATCCCTTAACTGGCATGTCTAAAGATGTACAGCAAAACTTGATTGATGACCATTTTCTATTTAAGGAAGGTGACCGATTTTTACAG gcTGCTAACGCTTCGCGATTCTGGCCGACCGGCCGTGGTATATTCCATAACGAGAACAAAACGTTTCTGGTTTGGTGCAATGAGGAAGATCATTTAAGGCTCATATCGATGCAACAAGGAGGAAACTTGGGAGAg GTGTATACAAGGCTCGTAACAGCGGTAAACGATGTGGAAAAACGACTTCCATTTTCACATCACAACCGTTTgggatttttaacattttgtccAACAAACTTGGGAACAACTATCCGTGCATCAGTTCATATTCAGCTACCTAAATTAGCTGCGGACAAAGCTAAATTGGAAGAAATTgctggaaaatataatttacaa GTTAGAGGTACTCGTGGAGAACATACAGATGCAGAAGGCGGAATCTATGATATTTCAAACAAGAGGAGAATGGGTTTGACTGAATATCAAGCTGTTAAGGAAATGAATGATGGTATAAAAGAGCTCATAAAGATCGAGGAACAGTTGTAA